One genomic window of Lytechinus variegatus isolate NC3 chromosome 1, Lvar_3.0, whole genome shotgun sequence includes the following:
- the LOC121406604 gene encoding mucin-2-like: TTTTATTTTTTTTTTATTTTTTATTATTTTTTATTTTTATTATTTTTTATTTTTTTTTTTTTTTTTTRTTTTTTTTTTTTTSTTTTTTTTTTTTTTTTTTTTTTTTTTTTTTTTTTTTTTTTTTTTTTTTTTSTTTPTPTTTTTTTTTTTTTTTTPTPTPTPTTTTTTTTSTTTTTTTTTTTTTSTTTTTTTTTTTTTTTTTTTPTPTTTTTTITTSTSTSNTTTTTTTNTTTTTTTSTTTTTTTTTTTTTSTTTTTTTTTPTTTTTTTTTTPTTTTTTTTTTTTTPTPPTTTTTTTSTTTTTTTTTTTSTTTTTTTTTTTTTTTPTPTPTPTPTTTTTTTSTTTTTTTTTTTSTTTTTTTTTTTTTTTPTPTPTPTPTTTTTTTSTTTTTTTTTTTSTTTTTTTTTTTTTTTTPTPTPTPTTTTTTTTTPTPTPTTTTTTTTTTTTTTTTTTTTTTTTTTNTTTTTTTTTTTTTTTTTTTSTTSNTTTTCTS; encoded by the coding sequence acaacaactactgctactactactactactactacaacaactactgctactactacaacaactactgctactactgctactactacaacaactactgctactactacaactactgctactactgctactactacaacaactactgctactactactactactactactactactactactactactactactactactactcgtactactactactactactactactactactactactacttctactactactaccactactactactactactactactactactactactactactactactactactactactactaccaccactactactactaccactactactactactactactactactactactactactactactactactacttctactactactcctactcctactactactactactactactactactactactactactactactactcctactcctactcctactcctactactactactactactactacttctactaccaccaccaccactactactactactactactactagtactactaccactactactactactactactactactactactactactactactactcctactcctactactactactactactattactactagtactagtacttccaatactactactactactaccaccaatactactactactactactacttctactaccaccaccaccactactactactactaccactactagtactactactactactactactactactcctactactactactactactactactactactcctactactactactactactactactactactactactactcctactcctcctactactactactactactacttctactaccaccactactactactactaccactactagtactactaccactaccactactactactaccactactactactactcctactcctactcctactcctactcctactactactactactactacttctactaccaccactactactactactaccactactagtactactaccactaccactactactactaccactactactactactcctactcctactcctactcctactcctactactactactactactacttctactaccaccactactactactactaccactactagtactactaccactactactactactactactactactactactactactcctactcctactcctactcctactactactactactactactactactcctactcctactcctactactactactactactactactactactactactactactactactactactactactactactactactactaccaatactactactactactaccaccactactactactactactactactactactactacttctactactagtaatactaccactacatgtacttct